The following DNA comes from Alnus glutinosa chromosome 6, dhAlnGlut1.1, whole genome shotgun sequence.
ATAAATACACAAGCCTATGCTCTATTCTAGAAAGGCAAACAACCTGCAAATCAATATCTTATAGGCAATAACAAAGAAATCAGGTGTCAAATCAAGATAAATATATAGAATTAAACCCAATAATCCCACCATAAAGGAAGCATATGTAAGATcacatttttttatagaaatcTTCCCTTGAGAGCTTCATTAACTCAACATAGATCACTATGAGGACGGGTGCAACCAAGAAATAAAAGTTGTGTCTAAGGAGATAGCTATAATCAAGCTTCACATATTTTAGATTAACTGAACTAAGAAAATCCGGCAACCTAGGCCAGACCTTCACCAAGAAACAAAAAGACCCAGCATTATCGTTCAATTGAAAATTGCTCTTGCTCCCTTGCcatgggaatatatatattttttggatgaatgtaTGGGAATATAGTTATGAAGTTAAACATTCAATTCTCATTCAATTTTGTGCCATGACAATGACAAAAGAATTGAATGAGAGTGAAAGACATTAGTGAAAGTAAAAAGGCATTAGCAAAGCAAAAGCACCAAAATTTGAATGGAAAAATGATAGGAGAAACTTTACAAAAAGGTATCGAACTATAGGCCGTTTTGACGGAAGGatactaaacttaaaaaactgtCGAACCCGAGTATTCAATTATCCTAAACCCTCACTTTAGGGTATTCCGTCTGGTTTAGGCGTTAAAACCAGACGGAATCGCAATCACATGACATGCACGTGACTTACTTAAGCCACACTACCCGTTTTGCCCCTCAgctttctctctcaaattttttttttgaaaacaaaaaccataaaccatgCCACCTTCAACCTCCCATGTCAACGTCGTTTGATCTCCACCATCCGTCTCATCCAGGTCCGGTCTCCGACAGAACATCGGCGACGTCCCAGTTATTAAGTTGATGAAGAAAGGGTGAGAAAATCCACTGGCTACCTGCAAAAACGAGGCCATCACCCATACGTGCGGCCCGCCCTATAAACATGAGTTCTACTAGCTGTGCCTTGTTTCCCTGGGATAAACATACAGGTGGACACTATGATTGAAACACTTACAAGAATATGCAGACAGGTGTGGAGAATGGCTTGAAAGATGTCTGATTTCATGAGGCTTGCAGGCTTGTAGCAAGGTGAAGGCCAAAATAGAGCCAAGAGAAGGGAGACGTGGAAAGCGGATCTTGCACATGCCGGTGGTGAtgactgaaaaataaaattggatttctaaaataaatagcaagtgtgtgcacaaagtgtcaacaaaaataacaatgcggaaaataaatgacacacggatttttgttaacgaagtggaaattcaagatgagaaaaaccactccggggcagccaaacccaggatatccactattcagaagacaaagctagatacaagatagtaacactcacatatacccgatgcagtggtcgtaccttgctctctaacgtgtaatccaacacgaacgcttcccaaccaggtctcctacctgaaggggttttcaatggaatcttttaccttagggccaacccctaagatagacttcagttgtagcgcagcagtagtacacttgcaatggcttcagaggaaacttaatcagctcgataatctctcaaaataacttctctgagcacttgtggaattcaataccgaattcttacagttcttaatgctcaggggcctctatttataggctgaggtacagaatgagcgactgcagtgatatatgcgagcgacgtccggacggtggacatgggccgtccggacggacaactgtgcgaccagaatttttgagattttcgctgaaaatctttcctgtttgagaaccgcgtccggacgatgagacattgtcgtccggacggtcgcacgtccgctgcaagtaatttccctATAAAACTTTCGCGCGAccggaccatggggatgagagtccggacggtcaatcttcaacacacaatttccatatctgctatgcgcgcgtccggaccatgataggcagttgttcggacggttgaagtcgaatcggcaatttccttaattgTTGAACGCgggtccggaccaaggctgactgtcgtccggacggtgatatttgaattgcgattcttgccttatataaGAGTGTGTCgggacaggaatccacgtcgtctggacggttgaagcaatcttcccttaattgaacttgaaaagaatctgaagctgatcgatcactgagaggcgttcagacaggctgctgagacgtccggacggatgcaagctggaacagtagcttctcgaaacagtgaaggtcGGGACGggaatgcacgtcgtccggacagatgatgcttggtctgtcgggcgtccggacggatggtacagtggacagatgggcgtccggactggatgacaagccgtccggatggcttACAGGGACTCTGAAATCTTCTGTCTTGAAAGCAGTGCAGAAAcatctgaaacacttctgaatagtggaatccctgttaaaaagcaactttACAAACacgtgattttgtccaaacacagaatgaggccaatcacaaactaacaatgaCCCTTATAGAACACGTGTATGTTTGGCATGCACTTTGGCATGCACGTGGCTGAAGAATGTGTATGAAGAACGTGGGTTGTATTTGGAATATCTTTAGAGGAAGCCTTCCCACCATTTTTGCTTCCGGTTGGCCCCGAGTCTGCCCACATTGGTCTGCTCTTCTTGTACCGAAGATCATTGGCTCTCAACCAAATCCCCCATTGCTTGGCTGGTGCATCATTATTTAACCAGACTCATCCTCTGCCGGTGCAACTCTGTTGTGCATGGAAGATTCATCCACATGTATAACAAAATTGGGGTAACTTCTCGTATTTGAAGGTCACCCAAACAGATTTCCCATTGAGGTTGAGTGTGCGTCCCCTATTCAATGGTTTTGTCAAGTCCAGGTGGACCCTGATATCCAGGCAACGACCCCACCCAACTCCATCTCCCATTACGTCCACGTCCTCAACCGCTCCTAAGGTTGCCCCAATATTCTTGTACACAAGAGGCATGTCGTGCACTTGGACCTAGAATAGAGAATGTGTAAAGTCCATTTGTGTTGGTGGAATGCTGTCTTCAATCTCCTTCAGCACGAGGAAACTGCCGTTGAACAACCATGGTCATCCATCTTTAACCCGATGCTTGTCGGGCTCTGTGGAAAATTCAATAAGCCAGAGATTTTCATGAAGCTCTTTGAACACCACATTGCCCACAGTCTTCCACAACCGCGACATCAGTAGTCGAAAGGCTTCCTTTTGCATGTGCCTCTCAGACATGAGCCTTCCAATGAGACATCTTCCACTCTTCATCCTCCAAAGGAAGTGGTCTAGGCCATCTCAACAGCTCACGTAATTGAGGAccggtgattttttttttttgttttttgttttttcgatgaataagtGAAAGTGAAACTATATAAATCAGAAAACTGTACAAAGTTTCATCGAAACAGAGAGAGCACAAGCTctgaaaaaaaccaaaacaacaaaccaGCAACTAAACAGGGATTTGTCATTTTGTAAAGCTGCCTTTAGCCCGAATGCTAAATGATCATAACTTAAATCCTTATCAGGCCAAAAGCAGAAATTCAAAGCATCCAGAACAAACAGGTACTGAATCGTGGGCGAACCATTGTCAAAGTAACGAATCCCTTTGAAATCCCATTCCACTTTCGGGATAGGGCCAATACTGTCAACGACTTTCTCAATCCTAGCGGAGTCGACGAGCACGTGGGAGGAGTGGTTGGAGACCCACGCCAAGCTCTCCCTGATGTTCTGTTTTTTCAGCAAAAGCTGTTCtccataaaattttcaaaatctttGAAATCTATCCTTCCAAGAACCAAGCCCTGTGGTGCTCTGGCAACGGGAGGGTCTCGACCTAGACTGAGATCATGGAGATGACGAGCGGCTTGGTTCGATACTAGAAGAAGGTGTTGAGAAAGGAGAGGAGCGCGCCCGCACGAGAGGAGGCCCAAGAACCAAGTCCAGAAAGTCGGCATGGGGAGGCTTGGGTCGTCGTAGCTGGACATCGTTGGATGGATCTACTTGATGGGCGACTCGTTCTCGCTGCTTTTGGCGGTGGGCTCAGTTTATAGGGCAGCCATGGCTAGTGTGCGCCTGAGAGAAGTTTGTCTGCTTGAGTTGATAAAGTGAAGAGACATTGAGAGAATGACGTCGTTTTTATTTAGCAGATGGGCAAAACGGGTAGTGTGGTTTAAGTAAGTCACGTGTATGTCACGTGATTGCGATTCCGTTTGGTTTTAACGTCTAAACCAGACGGAATACCCTAAAGTGAGGGTTTATGATAATTGAATACTTGGGTTCgacaattttttaagtttagtatCCTTCCGTCAAAACGGCCTATAGTTCGAtaccttttgtgaagtttccccaaaATGATACGAAGAAAATATATGTCAATGGAGAGAAGTAATAAATAATGTATGGAAGTTATGTTAAGAATCTAAAAATAAGAGTAGTAATAGAAAGTATGCCTTTTGTGCATGAAGCCGAATGAGCGGTGGGTTTGTAGCACAAGAGAACTTGTGTGTGACGGGtgatggttttctttttcttgttttttggggaaaaataaaaaaataaaaattaatcctCCATATTGTccaaattgcaccgttggtctctGAAGctggccataattatttttcactccctatagttccaaaagttcatgggaggttctcgtggtaaacaataattacaaatcaatcctcGAAtacattttccatccaaaagttaacagattccgttagtcagCCATGTCACACCAATAGGAAGCTTACACGtgtcaattacaataaaaaaaaatataaaatataataaaaatataaaaaaatattagttttttttttttaaataaaaaaatacaaaggggtGATTGTCGTCCTTTAGGTGTGGCTGCCGGTGGGCAGCCTcccctttgttttatttatttttattttttaaaaaacaaatatttttatttttattagattttagattttatttttttattgtaatagatATGTGTCAGCTTTCTATTGGGTGTGACGTGGTTGACTAATGAAATTTGTTAACCTAGTGGATGGAAAATTAGTCCAacgagtgattcgtaattattgtttaccacaaggacttctcttgaattttttgaactacaaggagcaaaaaataattatagccaaccccagggaccaacggtacaattatccttaaaaataaattatattataatttgtGATACTTaatcccttcaaactaccatttcattataatttatattcctATTCATTGTAATATCATAATCTAATAGGGGAAGTAAGTTACaacaaaatagtaatttaaaggGGTTGAATGCCAATTTGGGAAAGTgtaattttccttatatattcttaagccttataaaattataaatatgtgATATAATTTGTGTAACTTTAAGACTTGGTTTGTTTTGAGGTATCATATCTTTTGACttgtttcttcttttggttGTTCTTGTCTTTACATTGAAAGTGATTCTCTCACTATTATTGTGGCTATAAAATAGTACAAATTCCTTCTCATATTGGATCTTTGCACTAATTATTGAGGATATTCTTCAACGACTCCATAGCCGTAGGCCCGTAGTGCTCACTTTAGAGCACATCAGCCTGTGAGAAAGCAGCCCGCAAATCCTTGTGCAAGATTCAAAGCTAGGAAACAAGCCCACTATATATGTTGTGAAGTGAAGACTTTGCGATTAAATGCCAATTTTACCTTCAAATTGGCCAAAATTTGGATCATCTCTTATGCATTTTTCGATCACACGGTTCACATCAACTACAAGTCCTACAATATCAATTCCAGCCATTCACTGTAAAATCAGAGACTTGGTTTCCCAAGGACAATATCACCAAACACTCGAGATATACAAAGAAGAAGTCCATCTCTCGGGTCTCCATGCAACCGCCTCTTGTCTTCCGTCGGTCATCAAGGCATGCTCTTATGCTCAGTCCCTACATTTTGGCCTTCAGCTTCACTGCATGGCCCTCAAGACAGGCTCTGATTCCGAGGCAGCTATATCCAATTCTCTCATTTCTATGTATGCAAAGTTTTCGATTGTTGAAGCTGCACGTCAAGTGTTCGATACAGTGCCTAATAGAGACGCAATCACATGGAACTCCCTGATAAATTGCTACTTACAAAATGGGTGTTGCGTCCAAGCTTTAGAAGCGTTTAAGCAAATGTATTTATGTGGTTTTGCACTGAACCTGGAGTTGATTGCGGGAATAATATCAACTTGTGCTCGGACAGGGGAGTTCAGTAGTCTAGGGAGACAGATTCATGCCCTTGTTATTGTTCATGGAATGATCAAGGAGTCGGTGTTTTTATCAACGGCTCTGGTTGATTTGTACATGAGGTGTCACAGTTCATTCGTGGCTTTACGTGTTTTTCAAGAAATGGAGGTGAAAAATGAGGTTTCATGGACTGCCATGATATTCGGCTGCACTGCTAACCAAGATTACGATATGGCAATCGATTGCTTTCAAACAATGCAGGTTGAGGGGATCAAACCCAATCGAGTAACCTTACTCGCGGTTTTACCAGCTTTTGCAGAGTTAGGCTATCTTGAGCGTGGGAAAGAGGTTCATGGGTATGCTTTTCGTCGTGGGTTTGATTCAGATCATCATTTTTCAGCAGCTATGATACACATGTACTGTAAATGCCGAGAAACTCTGCATTCTGCCGGGATAATCTTCGAGAAGTCTCTTTTTAGAGATGTTGTGATGTGGAGTTCAATTATTGGGGGCTATGCTCGAAGTGGGAATGGTGCCAAAGCGATGAAGCTTTATAACCAAATGCGAACGGAGGGAATTGAGCCAAACCCTGTAACTCTGTTGGCCATACTTTCTGCCTGCACTACTTTATCTTCACTGAACCATGGCTGCGGAGTCCATGGCTATATTTTGAAATGTGGCTTCAATTTTGACGTTTTCATTGGGAATGCACTAATAAATATGTATGCAAAGTGTGGCTGTCTCATGGCTTCACATCGAATATTCAAAGAAATGCCCAACAGAGACTGCACTTCATGGAGCACATTAATCAGTGGTTATGGTATTCATGGTTCTGGTGAAAAAGCTTTGCAACTCTTTCATGAGATGCAAGACAGAGGGGTGGAGCCAGATTCAATCACCTTCCTCGCTGTTTTATCCGCTTGCAATTACAGTGGCCTAGTCAAAGAGGGACGAGAGATGTTTGATCATGTAATGAAAGATGATAAAATACCCTTAACTATAGAGCATTTTGCATGCCTTGTCGATCTCCTGGGAAGATCAGGGAAGGTTGAGGATGCTTGTGAGGTTGTAAGAAGTATGCCCATGAAACCAAGTACAAAAATTTGGAGCTCTTTGGTATCTGCTTGTAAGGTTCATGGAAGATTGGAGATGGCAGAAAGGTTAGCGCATTGGCTTATCAAATCAGAACCTGATA
Coding sequences within:
- the LOC133871336 gene encoding pentatricopeptide repeat-containing protein At4g31070, mitochondrial; this encodes MPILPSNWPKFGSSLMHFSITRFTSTTSPTISIPAIHCKIRDLVSQGQYHQTLEIYKEEVHLSGLHATASCLPSVIKACSYAQSLHFGLQLHCMALKTGSDSEAAISNSLISMYAKFSIVEAARQVFDTVPNRDAITWNSLINCYLQNGCCVQALEAFKQMYLCGFALNLELIAGIISTCARTGEFSSLGRQIHALVIVHGMIKESVFLSTALVDLYMRCHSSFVALRVFQEMEVKNEVSWTAMIFGCTANQDYDMAIDCFQTMQVEGIKPNRVTLLAVLPAFAELGYLERGKEVHGYAFRRGFDSDHHFSAAMIHMYCKCRETLHSAGIIFEKSLFRDVVMWSSIIGGYARSGNGAKAMKLYNQMRTEGIEPNPVTLLAILSACTTLSSLNHGCGVHGYILKCGFNFDVFIGNALINMYAKCGCLMASHRIFKEMPNRDCTSWSTLISGYGIHGSGEKALQLFHEMQDRGVEPDSITFLAVLSACNYSGLVKEGREMFDHVMKDDKIPLTIEHFACLVDLLGRSGKVEDACEVVRSMPMKPSTKIWSSLVSACKVHGRLEMAERLAHWLIKSEPDNAANHTMLSMVYAEADNWVGVEKVRRLTRVHGLKKSYGFSRIELENKSLN